A region of the Thermogladius calderae 1633 genome:
TTATGGAGAAGGTGTTGCTAAATACAAAGCATATTTCCTTATTTGAAGGGGGTTCCCATACAATGTTAAAGGATGTGATTCTTGTACGAGATGGCTCAACATAGTAATAGAATGTGCCCCCAGCTTTGAATACACGCCACTCCGACTCGTCCATAACGTAGAAGTCTATATCCCTGTTACCACCGCTCAAAACATTCACATTAATATAAAGCTTTGCACCACCGGGGAAAGAGCCGCAGTAAGCCGTTGCTTTTCCAGGATCCACAACAAAAGTTTCATCGAGCCAAGTTTCGCGAATAGTTGTGTATATTGTTGTAGTTGTTGGAACCTCCACAGGTCTCATAACAGTTTTTGGTATAGGAACATATGTTGCAATGATTAGCCCCGCACCTACAACAGCAAATACAATGCCCATTGCAAGTAAAATACGCAAAATAGGTCACCACAAATTCATAGAACTTCTCCTAAGTTTATAAAAATTTAGCTTTTCATCCAGGCTGGCATTTTTCGTAAATGAATCTTATTCTCTCGTCTATGGTTAGTGCCGGGAACCCGAGTATAGATTCGTGGCTAATAGTATACCCCTCACGTTCAAATTGCTTCAGCATTCTTGCAAAGATAAATACACCTTTACACCCAGCCAGTCTAATGGCTATTTCATCGGCCTCTAATTCCTCACGCTTAACGAGCTGCCGATCCACTTCAATAATTTGCAAGGTAATATAAAACCAAAGTGATGTTGCTGCCAATCCAGCAAGCCAATCAACTATATCTCTCGCCTTCTCCAAAGACCTTATATCCTCGCTTAGAGCTTCGATCGATAATTTGCAAGTAGATGTGTAATTAGCCTTGAAAGAACATGATTGCGTGTAATGTGAGCTGCTTCATGAGCTAGCATAAAGTCTTTGAATTCCTCGGGGATTTCTCGACTAGCCAAAATTGCCTTATCTACGAAGATTATGCCATATCCCCCAAGTCCTATTGAACATGCAATGCCACAGGGAAGAACGTCTCTGTCGCAGCCTGAAACTATTATATTTTATATTACTAGCATTTACTAGTTTGCTGACCCTCTGTGTATATAACGGGTTATAGTTTGCGAGAGCATATAGGATAATGTACAGCAGCTTTTGTAATTGGTTCGTAAGCAATGCCCCCTCTCTCATCGGTTTCATCAACCTGCATTTTGTTTCAACATTGTGATACTCAAAAACTCTCTTAACAATATTCTGAGCACATTATTACCCTCTTTCACTTCCCTCGCTCTTTTATAGAATAGATGTAATCAAGTATCCGCTCAACAGCTTGTTGTGGCTTATCCCAGTAGGCAGCAAGGATGTATCCAACAATGCTGCGAATAGAGTTAAAGTCTACGCCTTTCTCACATAAGTTATAATAAACATATTTGTACACATCGATGCAACTCTTCTCAAGTTGAACCAGCTGATTCCTACACTTATTGGGATTTCTATAGCCTATGACCCACGAGCCGTTGCATTCTTCAAGCGCTCTACAACAACTAGAAACTAGCTCATAGAGCTTCTCATCGATCTTTAGCATTGTTTGCTACCACATAACCCTTACTATGATGCTTGTTAAATAAACTCATGCTATTGAACTAATAAACATTTAAACACTCTTGCTCTCGATGATGAAGTAGCAAGTGTTGCTCTTGCTTAGGCCATCATATTACTTGGTAACAGTCATGTAGCTCATAGTCATTTCTTACTTCTTGTTCTTCTACCGTCGCTCTAATGTGCCACGTTGCGCTTTTCCTGGCAACAAATGCAACTGAGGGGGCTAACCTTGAGAGCTTCCTGGGCCTGTAACGCCCTTACTGTGTGACAAGGCTGTTAATGAACTTGTTCACGTCGTCGATACCGTTCTCATCTAGGAACTTTTCGATACCTCTAACGACCTCTAGCATCGCCCTCGGGTCTACGAAGTTAGTGGTACCGACCTGTACAGCCTTGGCACCCACGAGCAGGTACTCGAGGGCGTCCTCAGCGGTCATCACCCCGCCGCTCGCTATAACTGGTACGTCTACAGCCCTAACCGTCTCGTAAACGGCCCTCAGGGTCAGGGGCTTGATCGCGGGGCCCGAGTAGCCCGCCACGACGTTGGCGAAGACAGGCCTCCTCGTCCTCAGGTCCACGGCCATAGCTCGGTAGGTGTTGCCTACCGTCAGGGCGTCGGCGCCGCTCTCAACAGCGGCTTTACCCATGGCCGCGATGTCCGTCACGTCGGGCGCTAGTTTGACTATGACCGGCTTGTTGGTCTTAGAAGCCGCGAGGCGCGTAGCCTCCCTTATACAGTCATCGCTGAGCGCGCAGCTCCTACCCCCCTTCTCGAGGTTGGGGCACGAGAGGTTGACCTCGTACGCCCTTATCAAGTCGCCAGCGGTTTCGAGGACCTCTATGACCGTAGCGTACTCGCTCGGCGTGAAGCCCGCTACGCTCGCGATGAAGACGGCGTCTCTGTACTTCTTCAGAGCCGGGACCTTCTCCTCGACGAACGCTTTAGCTCCTACGCTCGGTATCCCTATCGAGTTGAGGAGCCCGCAGGGGACCTCGTGTATCCTGGGGGGCGGGTTGCCCTCTCGCGGCTCTAGAGTGACGCTCTTCAACACCACCGCTCCCAGCTGACCCGGGTCGACGAAGGGCTCGTAGGCCACCGGGTCGTAGGTGCCCGAGGCGTTCATGACCGGGTTCTTGAGCGTCAAACCGGCTATCCTGACACTCAGCTTAACGCCCACTCCACTACACCTCCAACTCCCTCACGTCGAACACAGGGCCGTCTCTGCACGCAAGCTTGTAGCCGTGGACCGTCCTCACCACGCAGGATAGGCACGCACCCAGCCCGCAGCCCATCCTCTCCTCTACGGAGGCGTACGCTTTAAAGGGGGTTTGCTTCAGTAGCCTGATCAACCCCTTCGACCCGCACGTGTAGACTGTCGAGGGGTTCTCCTCGAACAGGATCCTCCCGACGTTGTCCAGGCTACTGGTGCCGTCCTCGTCGTACAGCACGTAGACCCTGGACGAGAATCCCTCGACGAGCTTGTTCCCAGTGGCGAGGTCCTCTCCACGCCCTCTGAAACTGCCCACGGTGACCACGCTGCACCCCGCTTCTCTCAGCTTTCTACCGAGGTACGTGAGCGACGCGAGCCCTACACCCCTCGCGAGGAGCAGCGCTTTACCGGGGCAGTCAAGGGGGAACCCCCTCCCAAGCGGGCCGAGTACGCTGACAACGTCGCTCTCCCGTAGCTCGGCCATCGCTCTAGTCCCCCTACCGGTCACCTTGTAGAGGATCTCCAGGACCCCCCTCTCCTCGTCGTAGTCGTAGACCGTGAAGGGTCTCCTCAGCAACACCTCGTGGCCGTCGACCTTCACCATGACGAACTGGCCGGGGTTCACCCGGCCTAGACTGCAACCGCCCAGCACGAGGTGCTTATACCCCCTCGCCACGCCAGTGTTCGACACCACAAGGCACTCGGCTACTCTCACGAGCCGAGACCTCAGGCGCGCTTAACTATCCTTACAATTTGGACACCCATATAACGCTACCGACAACTGCCGTAGTGTCTCAGCGACTAGGTGCTTAGTCAGAGCGTTTATTAAAACCTGGTGATAGAAATCTTAATAACCAGGTTTTAAGATCAGACCCACACGGTGGTTCCATGTTACTGGAGTTGGTCTCCCTGCTAATAGTCGTGCTCACGGCGTTGGCGCTGTACTTCGCGGCTAAGAAGACGAGGTACACGGCGATCGACTACACAGTGCTGGGGCTCGTCGGCGTTGTTTTCGGCGTGGTGTTCGTACCGTGGTGGACAGCCTACTACGTGGTCAAAGCTGTGGGCGGGCCCGTGGTGGCTAGGCTACTGACCTACGGCTTGTGGTTTATGGCGGCCCCGATGGCGGCCGTCCTCATAAGGAAGCCCCTGTCCGCCTTCCTCGGGGAGACGATAGCCGCTCTCATCGAGAGCCTCATACCGACAGCGGGCGGCTTGACAAACCTGGTCTACGGCTTTGCTCAGGGGCTAGCCAGCGAAGTGGCCTACGCCGCCGGGGCCTACAGGAGCTACGGGCTCGTGGCCTCGTCACTGGCCGGAGGCCTAGCGGCCTTCCCCGCCGTGGCCCTCGACGCAGTGCTGTTCGGGGACATCTACCCGTGGCACTACATGGTGTGGATAGTACTGGGGGCCTTCGTTAGCGGCCTGATGTACGGGGCTATAGCCTACCTCGTTGGGAGAGTCGTGAGGCCGTAGTCTCTTTAAACCCCTTTTTCCGAATCCCTCTTTTATTAGGGCTCTGGTAGTGGCCAAGTGTAGCCTTTGCGGCAGGCCAGCGGTGTACGTCAACAGGGTCAACAAGACCGCTTACTGCAGGCAGCACTTCATCGAGTACTTTGAGAGGAAAGTGAAGAAGACGATACGTAAGTACAGGATGCTGGGCAAGACCGAGCACATAGTCGTCGCGGTCAGCGGCGGCAAGGACTCGATGGCCCTACTCTACTTCCTATGGAAGATGTCCAAGAAGAACCCCGGGTGGAGGGTGTCGGCCCTCATCGTAGACGAGGGGATAAGGGGGTACAGGGAGTACACCATAGCGAACTTCCTCAGAGTAAACGAGAGACTGGGCGTCCCCTACAAGATAGCCTCCTTCAAAGAGTACTTCGGGATGACGCTCGACGAGATAGTGGAGGAGGGTAGGAGGAGGGGCCTCCCCTACCTCCCGTGCGCTTACTGCGGGGTTTTCAGGAGGTACCTCTTGAACAAGGTGGCGAGGGAGATGGGCGGTACAGTACTGGCTACGGCGCACAACATGGACGACGTCGTCCAGACCTTCATAATGAACCTAGCGAAGGACACGCTAGACAAACTGGCCAGGCTCGCGCCCGTCACGGGCATCGCGTCGCACGAGAAGTTCGTGAGGAGAATAAAGCCGTTCATAGAGGTGACGGAGAAGGAGACCAGCATATACGCGCTGTTGAACGGGCTGATAGAGCCCGAGTACCACAAGTGCCCGTACGCCGAGTTCAACGTCAGGTTCAAGATAAGGAAGATGATCAACGAGCTCGAGGAGGCCCAGCCCGGCACTAAGAACAGCCTGCTGAACAGCTACCTGAGTATAGTCCGCCTGCTAGGCGAGAAGAGGCAGGTCGGGGAGGTGAAGACCTGTAAGATATGCGGGGAGCCGTCTTCGCACGATGTCTGTAGGGCGTGCCAGTTCAGGATCGGGCTGGGCATACTGGAGAAGGGAGTCTACGAGTTGAAGAGAGGCCTATGAGCAAGCCTATGTACGTTATTGCCACCAGAGCCTCCAGCGACAAGGACGCGCTAGAGCACGTGGTGGAGAGGTTCTACCCGGGTTGGGGTATACAGGTCGTCTCGCTGGGCGGGGTCAGGTCCAGCGAAGCGCTCGCCGAGGGCCTCCAGGGGCTCGACGGTAGGGCTCTCTACAAGCTCTACATCGCCAACAAGGAGGACGCGGAGTCCGGTGTCCTCCCCTCCCGGTACTCGCCTACGACCGTAGTCCACGTCGTCGGGAAGGCCAGGGTGAGGAACATGAGGCTGGAGGAGATACGCCACGAAGTCGAGAAGGCCCGCGCCAAGCTCCGGCTACGCTTGTACTTCGAAAACGGCTCCTACAAGTTCGCCCCTACCCTACCGATCGCTAGACCGGTCTTGGAGGAGCCGGAGGTGTACCACGACATAATGGCTTTCAGGGTCCCCGAGTTCGCCAAGAGCGTAGTAGGGCTGGAGCCCGGTTGGTACATTGCTCTAAGGGACGTTGGTGGGCGCCACGTAGTATTCAGCAGGGGAGAGCCGGCGGGGTTCTTCAAGATAAGAGACAACCTTGGGGTCGAGCCTTACAATGGGCGTAAGCCCGAGAGCGTGAACATCGTAGACTTGGCTGAGGCCAATAGAGAGTTCGTTCTGAAGCTAGTGGAGGCGACCCTGGACTGGGTGAAGAGCCTCGGCGACTACGACCACGTCCTAGTCCCGTGGAGCGGTGGCAAGGACAGTACTATGGCGCTCTACCTCGCGCTAAAGTTGTTCGGGAGAAGCAGGGTGAGCCCGGTCTTCGTCGACATCGACGTCGACTTCCCGGAGAACAAGCTCTTCGTCGAGGAGGTCTCCAGCCAGCTCGGTATAGACTTGGTCGTGAAGAGGCTCGAGCTCAAGCCTCACCTACTCGTCAACGGGCTACCAGAGCACTCCAACAGGTGGTGTTCGAGGCTCAAGGTCTCCAAGTTAGAGGAGGCCTATGGGGAGGTCTGCTCAGGCGGCGCGAGGTGTCTCGTGTTAGTTGGGGACAGAGACGTCGAGTCGGAGTCCAGGAGCTCCAAGCCCCCGTTCTTCACCAAGGGCAACCTCACTTACGCCTACCCGCTCAAGCAGTGGAGTACTCTTCTCCTACAGGTCGCCACCGTAGTACTGGGAGTACCCTTGAACCCGCTCTACGAGCAGGGGTTCTACAGGCTGGGCTGCTACATCTGCCCCTCGTTGAGGGGTTGGGAGGTGGAGCTGATAAAAAACTCGCCTAGGCTAAACTGGCTTCTAGGAGAGGAGTCTTTCCGGGAGTTCCTGAAGAAAAGGGAGTTCACTTCGAACTCTTGAGTTCGTTTATCCTCTCCTCAACTCTCCTAAGCGTCTCCTGGAGGTAGCTCTTGAGGCTCTCAAGGTACTGTAGCTCGGCTTCCCTACTCCAAGTAGCCGCAGGAGGTGGTGTTTGCGGTGTTGCCCACCACAGGTACCAACCGGGCCTCATCCACGGGGGTAGGTGGCTCCAAGGTCCATGACCCGGCCACGGCCCGTAAGGTCCTCTCCACCACATTCGCCTCACCGAATTTAGAAACATATTTCATTATCTTATAAACCTTTCGGTCGCAAGTGTGCGGCGCGAGGCCACTTCACTCTACAGGTCTCTCGACTATCTTGAAAGGCCTCCTGTAGAAGATGGCCTCCGCGAGCTTCCTCCTCCCCGAGTTCAGGATCCTCCAGAATGTGGCCTCTGAGACCCCCATTTTCGCGGAGGCATCGCGTACACTCAGGCCTTCAAGGTATGCGAGGCGGAAGGCCTCTACCTCGTCCTCGTATAAGACCACGACCTCCTGGGGGAGTGAGGCGTCTTCACGCTCTACGGGGACGTACACGACACCGTAGTACCTGTACTCGACGAACCGGGGGATGAGAGGCCTCCCTGGCCCCGGCCAGAACCTCCCGTGGCGAGCGCCGTGGCGTCTCCCGTGTCTAGGCAAGGGGACACCTTCGAAGCGGGTTTCTGTAAGGTGATGTTAGTCAAAAATACGTTATGCGAGGGATTTAATTGTTTCGCGCAGGATTCTCAGTCCCTCCTTGGCCTCCTCCTCGCTAATGACGAGCGGGGGTATGAGCCTTATAGAGCTCTTCCCACACCCCAGCAGGACTAGGCCTCTCCTCAGCGCCTCCCTTACGACCCTGTTCCTGAAGTCCACGTCGGGCTTCCTGCTCCTCTTGTCGGTGACGAGCTCCAGACCCCACGCTAGCCCCAGGCCCCTGACGTCGCCGACCTTCTCGAATTCCTCCTTCAGCTTAACCAGCTCGTCCCTGAACAGCCCTTCAAGGTTCCTGACGTTCGGTAGGAGTGTCTTGACTACCTCTACGACTTTAAGTGCGACTACCGAGGCGAGAGCGTTACCGCCGAAAGTGTTGCTGTGCATCCCGGGCTGCTTGAAGTCTAGATCGGACCTGAATATGGCTGCGCCGATGGGTACGAGGCCGCCGCTTAGGGACTTCGCTGTGGTGATGATGTCGGGGACGACACCGAAGTGCTCGATGGCCCACATCGCACCCGTCCTCCCCAGCCCCATCTGGACCTCGTCGTCTATTAGGAGGATCCCGTAGTTCCTCGCAAGCTTCGAGAGCTCGGTGAAGAAGTTCTTGGGGGGTACAACGTAGCCGCCCTCGCCCTGGATCGGCTCGAAGAAGATGCCCGCGAACTCGTCCCATGGTGCGAGCTTGTCGAACACGTACTCCTCGATAAACTCGATCACCCTGTTGACCAGCTCGTCCGGGTGCTCGTACCCGTCGATCCCCCAAGGGTTCCTGTACGGGTTGGGGTACGGCACGTAGAACACGCCGGGCATCCACGGGAACTGCCTCTTCTTCTGCACACTCTTACTGGCCGTTAATGCCAGCGCACCATGGGTCCTCCCGTGGAACCCGCCGATGAAACTTATGAAGAGAGGCCTCCCAGTCGATGTCTTGGCGATCTTGAGGGCGGCCTCGTTCGCCTCCGTCCCGCTGTTGCCGAAGAAGACCTTCTTCGGGAACTCGCCTGGCGTCTCCTCGGCGAGCTTCATGGCTAGCCTGACCTGGTATGGGTTGTAGAAGTCCGTGCCGGCCGCGTGTGCAAGGACGCTAGCTTGTTCTACAAGGGCCTTTACCACCTCGGGGTGGCTGGGGTAGCCGAGGTTGTTCACCCCGATACTGCTAGAGAAGTCTAGGTACTTGTTGCCGTCGACGTCGTATAACCACACGCCCTCTCCTCTCTCGATCACCAGTGGGAGGTTCTCCGGGTCGTGAGTCGTCGTCGCGACGTACTTGTGGTGCAGGTAGATCCACTCCCTCGACTTTCCACTCATTCTACTCAACCCTTCGGCATTGTATGATTTATACGCCTACGGTTTATATAGTAGAGCTTTGCCTAGCCTATACGCGAATAACGAAGCGTAGCAGAGGTGGTTCAGGACTATATCCTCCTGACGTGGGGGAACCCGAGGACGTCGACGAGCTCCTTCATAACGGCCAGCGTGGCGACCACGAGAGCCTCCCTGAATGCCCTCGCCTCCGGGTCCGGCTCGCCCATCACCCTGTGGGACTCGTAGAACTTGTTCACCAGGTTGCTGAGGCTCATCGCGTACTCTAAGACCCTATTGGGCTTCAACTCCCTATACGCGGACAAGACGACTCTCTCGAACTCGGCTAGTGCGTCCAGGATCTGCTCCTCGACCTCGCTGGGCTTGTAGCCGCCCCACTCGAGCGAGGAGGCCTCGGACTTAAGCCTCTCCATGTTCTCCAGAGGCTCCAGCCCCTTCAGCTTCCTTAGGATGCTCTGTAGCCTCACGTAGGAGTAGAGCACCGTCGAGCCGTATAGGGCCTCCTCCAGTCTAGACGGGTCGAAGGACAGCACCTTGAAGGGCTCTACG
Encoded here:
- a CDS encoding M48 family metalloprotease is translated as MIVSGCDRDVLPCGIACSIGLGGYGIIFVDKAILASREIPEEFKDFMLAHEAAHITRNHVLSRLITHLLANYRSKL
- a CDS encoding dihydroorotate dehydrogenase, coding for MGVKLSVRIAGLTLKNPVMNASGTYDPVAYEPFVDPGQLGAVVLKSVTLEPREGNPPPRIHEVPCGLLNSIGIPSVGAKAFVEEKVPALKKYRDAVFIASVAGFTPSEYATVIEVLETAGDLIRAYEVNLSCPNLEKGGRSCALSDDCIREATRLAASKTNKPVIVKLAPDVTDIAAMGKAAVESGADALTVGNTYRAMAVDLRTRRPVFANVVAGYSGPAIKPLTLRAVYETVRAVDVPVIASGGVMTAEDALEYLLVGAKAVQVGTTNFVDPRAMLEVVRGIEKFLDENGIDDVNKFINSLVTQ
- a CDS encoding FAD-binding oxidoreductase, which gives rise to MRVAECLVVSNTGVARGYKHLVLGGCSLGRVNPGQFVMVKVDGHEVLLRRPFTVYDYDEERGVLEILYKVTGRGTRAMAELRESDVVSVLGPLGRGFPLDCPGKALLLARGVGLASLTYLGRKLREAGCSVVTVGSFRGRGEDLATGNKLVEGFSSRVYVLYDEDGTSSLDNVGRILFEENPSTVYTCGSKGLIRLLKQTPFKAYASVEERMGCGLGACLSCVVRTVHGYKLACRDGPVFDVRELEV
- a CDS encoding ECF transporter S component, giving the protein MLLELVSLLIVVLTALALYFAAKKTRYTAIDYTVLGLVGVVFGVVFVPWWTAYYVVKAVGGPVVARLLTYGLWFMAAPMAAVLIRKPLSAFLGETIAALIESLIPTAGGLTNLVYGFAQGLASEVAYAAGAYRSYGLVASSLAGGLAAFPAVALDAVLFGDIYPWHYMVWIVLGAFVSGLMYGAIAYLVGRVVRP
- a CDS encoding TIGR00269 family protein gives rise to the protein MAKCSLCGRPAVYVNRVNKTAYCRQHFIEYFERKVKKTIRKYRMLGKTEHIVVAVSGGKDSMALLYFLWKMSKKNPGWRVSALIVDEGIRGYREYTIANFLRVNERLGVPYKIASFKEYFGMTLDEIVEEGRRRGLPYLPCAYCGVFRRYLLNKVAREMGGTVLATAHNMDDVVQTFIMNLAKDTLDKLARLAPVTGIASHEKFVRRIKPFIEVTEKETSIYALLNGLIEPEYHKCPYAEFNVRFKIRKMINELEEAQPGTKNSLLNSYLSIVRLLGEKRQVGEVKTCKICGEPSSHDVCRACQFRIGLGILEKGVYELKRGL
- a CDS encoding phosphoadenosine phosphosulfate reductase family protein translates to MSKPMYVIATRASSDKDALEHVVERFYPGWGIQVVSLGGVRSSEALAEGLQGLDGRALYKLYIANKEDAESGVLPSRYSPTTVVHVVGKARVRNMRLEEIRHEVEKARAKLRLRLYFENGSYKFAPTLPIARPVLEEPEVYHDIMAFRVPEFAKSVVGLEPGWYIALRDVGGRHVVFSRGEPAGFFKIRDNLGVEPYNGRKPESVNIVDLAEANREFVLKLVEATLDWVKSLGDYDHVLVPWSGGKDSTMALYLALKLFGRSRVSPVFVDIDVDFPENKLFVEEVSSQLGIDLVVKRLELKPHLLVNGLPEHSNRWCSRLKVSKLEEAYGEVCSGGARCLVLVGDRDVESESRSSKPPFFTKGNLTYAYPLKQWSTLLLQVATVVLGVPLNPLYEQGFYRLGCYICPSLRGWEVELIKNSPRLNWLLGEESFREFLKKREFTSNS
- a CDS encoding DUF134 domain-containing protein; translated protein: MPRHGRRHGARHGRFWPGPGRPLIPRFVEYRYYGVVYVPVEREDASLPQEVVVLYEDEVEAFRLAYLEGLSVRDASAKMGVSEATFWRILNSGRRKLAEAIFYRRPFKIVERPVE
- a CDS encoding acetyl ornithine aminotransferase family protein, with protein sequence MSGKSREWIYLHHKYVATTTHDPENLPLVIERGEGVWLYDVDGNKYLDFSSSIGVNNLGYPSHPEVVKALVEQASVLAHAAGTDFYNPYQVRLAMKLAEETPGEFPKKVFFGNSGTEANEAALKIAKTSTGRPLFISFIGGFHGRTHGALALTASKSVQKKRQFPWMPGVFYVPYPNPYRNPWGIDGYEHPDELVNRVIEFIEEYVFDKLAPWDEFAGIFFEPIQGEGGYVVPPKNFFTELSKLARNYGILLIDDEVQMGLGRTGAMWAIEHFGVVPDIITTAKSLSGGLVPIGAAIFRSDLDFKQPGMHSNTFGGNALASVVALKVVEVVKTLLPNVRNLEGLFRDELVKLKEEFEKVGDVRGLGLAWGLELVTDKRSRKPDVDFRNRVVREALRRGLVLLGCGKSSIRLIPPLVISEEEAKEGLRILRETIKSLA